A portion of the Streptococcus sp. Marseille-Q6470 genome contains these proteins:
- a CDS encoding AEC family transporter, giving the protein MEIFLTSIQSIVPIIVIIILGYFLQVRGWFQESFGNDLSKLIMNVAMPVAIFTSVLKYLTLDKLISLSGGLLYTFIAFILGYLMAFIAVKLFGVRPGRRGTMINTFVNANTIFIGLPLNIALFGDQALPYFLVYYITNTVSTWTLGVYLMTSDSKEGASKQAQKFNWKKLFPAPLLGFLVALVFLVLRLPVPSFAESTLTYIGSLTTPLSLVYIGIVLAKAGLNTIRFDKDTIVTLVGRFILAPLIMLLVLKFFAPNMVTAEFKTFMIQSATPALAVLPILANQGKGDVEFSTNVVTLSTVLFIVVIPILQTLLG; this is encoded by the coding sequence ATGGAAATCTTTTTAACTTCAATTCAGAGTATTGTACCTATTATCGTCATCATCATTCTAGGTTACTTCTTACAAGTCCGTGGTTGGTTTCAAGAGAGTTTTGGAAATGATTTATCTAAACTCATTATGAATGTGGCCATGCCAGTGGCAATTTTTACCTCTGTTCTTAAATATTTAACGTTAGATAAATTAATTAGCTTGTCTGGCGGTCTGTTGTATACGTTTATCGCCTTCATTCTCGGTTACCTAATGGCATTTATAGCGGTGAAACTTTTTGGAGTGCGCCCGGGCCGTCGAGGAACCATGATTAATACCTTCGTGAATGCCAATACCATTTTTATTGGTTTACCTTTAAACATAGCTCTGTTTGGAGATCAAGCCCTTCCCTACTTCTTGGTGTATTATATTACAAATACGGTCTCTACTTGGACATTAGGTGTCTATCTAATGACCTCGGATAGCAAAGAAGGGGCTTCAAAGCAAGCTCAAAAATTTAATTGGAAGAAGCTCTTCCCAGCACCTTTATTGGGATTTCTCGTAGCCCTCGTGTTTTTAGTGCTCCGTCTTCCTGTTCCAAGTTTTGCGGAAAGCACCTTGACTTATATTGGTAGTTTAACAACGCCACTATCTCTTGTCTATATCGGTATTGTTCTTGCAAAGGCAGGCTTGAATACGATTCGTTTTGATAAAGATACAATTGTCACTTTGGTTGGACGCTTTATTTTAGCTCCCCTAATCATGCTTCTTGTATTGAAGTTCTTTGCCCCAAATATGGTAACGGCTGAATTTAAGACCTTTATGATTCAGTCTGCTACGCCAGCTCTAGCCGTTCTCCCAATTCTTGCGAATCAAGGAAAAGGAGATGTGGAATTTTCGACGAATGTGGTGACTCTAAGTACGGTTCTATTTATCGTTGTTATTCCAATATTACAAACTTTATTAGGATAA
- a CDS encoding DUF6287 domain-containing protein yields the protein MKIGKGINWILILLSCVIAIVLISSLFFFNHKKQDAEAVNTTTEQVSTTSTTTTSTTSITTTTALTTSQDSVTTTEEKLSTQEEQAHSKSQKIDAQAILNGDFSTLVGTWRNGLGQEFTFDKNGLVNSGNIEKSSIGNDGSINFSVRTGNTGFGMIIYPAGTTMKWVDSDPSKNRLIAGQAAPTSSEQVFYKVD from the coding sequence ATGAAAATAGGAAAAGGTATCAATTGGATTTTGATTCTGTTAAGTTGCGTAATTGCTATAGTACTGATAAGTTCTTTGTTCTTCTTTAATCATAAGAAGCAAGATGCAGAAGCAGTGAATACTACAACAGAACAGGTTTCTACTACTAGTACGACAACGACTAGTACAACAAGTATAACGACAACCACTGCTTTAACAACTTCTCAAGATAGTGTGACGACTACAGAGGAAAAACTTTCGACACAAGAAGAGCAAGCGCACTCTAAATCACAAAAAATAGATGCGCAAGCCATTCTAAATGGTGATTTCTCTACTCTAGTTGGAACATGGAGAAATGGTTTGGGCCAAGAATTTACATTCGATAAAAATGGATTAGTAAACAGTGGAAACATTGAAAAATCGAGTATAGGTAATGATGGAAGTATTAACTTTAGTGTTAGAACTGGTAATACAGGATTTGGTATGATTATTTATCCTGCTGGGACTACTATGAAGTGGGTTGATTCTGATCCAAGTAAAAATAGGCTGATTGCTGGTCAAGCTGCTCCAACGAGTTCGGAACAAGTTTTTTATAAAGTAGATTAA